The Tistrella mobilis genome window below encodes:
- a CDS encoding STAS domain-containing protein, which yields MQISVQKSDDAVTRIVLEGRLDVAGSATAELPVSTACGAATNVIVDMTGVAFLASIGIRLLLANAKTVTRRGGRMVLVGVQDQVGQTITMSGLADLLPMVEDEDAARRLIAG from the coding sequence ATGCAGATCTCCGTCCAGAAGTCCGACGATGCCGTCACCCGGATCGTGCTTGAGGGCCGTCTCGACGTCGCCGGCAGCGCCACTGCCGAACTGCCCGTCTCCACCGCCTGCGGTGCCGCCACGAACGTGATCGTCGACATGACCGGCGTGGCCTTCCTGGCCTCGATCGGCATCCGCCTGCTGCTCGCCAATGCCAAGACGGTCACCCGCCGCGGCGGCCGGATGGTTCTGGTCGGCGTGCAGGATCAGGTGGGCCAGACCATCACGATGTCGGGCCTGGCCGACCTGCTGCCGATGGTGGAAGACGAAGACGCGGCGCGCCGGCTGATCGCCGGCTGA
- a CDS encoding NTP transferase domain-containing protein gives MSKAALRTPQKEQAMTARTEIAGLILNGGQAMRMGGVDKGALELAGRPMLIHVIDRIRPQVGHLAISIRAGRTLPRIAGDTPPGCASGALRALIDQPGPPIGPIAGIEAGLAWAATLTPCPRALLVVPNDAPLLPEGLVRGLLAALPAGGPPRPAVAASFGRIHPVVSLWPLALAPRVSALADTARACASGGGRAASLGGALAALGAVAADFPARRDGGDPFLNINTPTALAVADAAARRG, from the coding sequence ATGTCGAAGGCAGCGCTCCGCACACCGCAGAAGGAACAGGCGATGACGGCACGGACGGAGATCGCGGGACTGATCCTGAACGGCGGCCAGGCCATGCGCATGGGGGGCGTCGACAAGGGCGCCCTGGAACTGGCCGGCCGGCCGATGCTGATCCACGTCATCGACCGCATCCGCCCCCAGGTCGGCCATCTGGCGATCAGTATCCGTGCCGGCCGCACGCTTCCCCGCATCGCCGGCGACACGCCGCCCGGCTGCGCCTCGGGCGCGCTCCGTGCGCTGATCGATCAGCCGGGGCCGCCGATCGGGCCGATCGCCGGCATCGAGGCCGGTCTTGCCTGGGCCGCCACGCTCACCCCCTGCCCCCGCGCCCTGCTGGTGGTGCCCAACGACGCGCCGCTGCTGCCCGAGGGTCTCGTGCGCGGCCTGCTCGCCGCCCTGCCCGCGGGCGGCCCGCCGCGCCCGGCGGTGGCCGCAAGTTTTGGCCGCATCCATCCGGTGGTCTCGCTCTGGCCGCTGGCGCTGGCGCCCAGGGTCTCGGCACTGGCCGATACCGCCCGGGCCTGCGCCTCGGGCGGCGGCAGGGCGGCATCGCTCGGCGGGGCGCTGGCGGCACTGGGGGCGGTTGCGGCCGATTTTCCTGCCCGGCGGGATGGCGGCGATCCGTTCCTCAACATCAACACGCCCACGGCCCTGGCGGTCGCCGATGCCGCGGCGCGGCGCGGCTGA
- the sugE gene encoding quaternary ammonium compound efflux SMR transporter SugE: MSWIILVIAGLFEIGWAVGLKYTHGFTRLWPSVLTAGAMAASVVLLGVALRSLPLGTAYAVWTGIGTVGTVLFGIFVLGEPATAARLGCILLIVSGIVGLKILASH; encoded by the coding sequence ATGTCCTGGATCATCCTCGTCATTGCCGGCCTGTTCGAAATCGGCTGGGCCGTCGGGCTCAAATACACCCATGGCTTCACCCGGCTCTGGCCGTCGGTGCTGACCGCCGGTGCGATGGCCGCATCCGTGGTGCTGCTGGGCGTGGCTTTGCGCAGCCTGCCGCTGGGCACCGCCTATGCGGTCTGGACCGGCATCGGCACCGTCGGCACGGTGCTGTTCGGCATCTTCGTGCTGGGCGAACCGGCGACCGCGGCGCGTCTGGGCTGCATCCTGCTGATCGTCTCCGGCATCGTGGGCCTGAAGATTCTGGCATCTCATTGA
- a CDS encoding HPF/RaiA family ribosome-associated protein — MTKGSPTITFRNLDRSPAIETAIHDRAELLYRMGGRIEQLQIVIEAANRTPDDRVQGLTVRVEMAVPGPDIVVTRIRPRVSGPDDVVQVVRDAMDTARRQLATRLSQRRAGRERRIA, encoded by the coding sequence ATGACCAAAGGTTCGCCGACCATCACTTTCCGCAACCTCGACCGTTCCCCGGCGATCGAGACGGCGATACACGATCGGGCTGAGCTTCTCTACCGCATGGGCGGACGTATCGAGCAGCTCCAGATCGTGATCGAGGCAGCGAACCGCACTCCCGACGATCGCGTGCAGGGCCTGACCGTGCGGGTGGAAATGGCGGTGCCCGGGCCGGACATCGTGGTGACCCGCATCCGCCCGCGTGTCTCCGGCCCCGATGACGTGGTGCAGGTCGTCCGCGATGCGATGGACACCGCCCGCCGGCAGCTGGCGACCCGGCTGTCGCAGCGCCGCGCCGGCCGTGAGCGCCGTATCGCCTGA
- a CDS encoding TRAP transporter substrate-binding protein, protein MTETATGIRRRRMRRVMACGLAAASMLLGLGGRADAAGQAVRFAHWVPTTHALHQGVDGWARAVTADSKGTLDVQVFPAEQLGKARDHYDMVANGIADLALVVPGYTPGRFPVVSVLELPFLVPSAAQAAAPFDRWYRPLAPREMPEVTYCLGIVQEPGILHSRKPVTVPQDVEGMKLRPGSALVGRLFASMGASAVSISAPEAREAAARGVIDAATLAYGTLVSFGLDKVLNNHMDLPLYSVPVLYLANTRWYQGLSGDARAAIDAHCSTDQAVRQSNAWGDWERAGRGALAALPNQTFTNPDAAQRALWAETGKPFRAQWIADATARGLDGAAALAELEAAIAAAAPPVPR, encoded by the coding sequence ATGACGGAGACGGCAACGGGCATCCGCCGCAGGCGGATGCGGCGGGTGATGGCGTGTGGCCTGGCGGCGGCATCGATGCTGCTGGGGCTGGGCGGCAGGGCCGATGCGGCGGGGCAGGCGGTGCGCTTCGCTCATTGGGTGCCCACCACCCATGCCTTGCATCAGGGGGTGGACGGCTGGGCCAGGGCGGTGACCGCCGATTCGAAAGGCACGCTCGACGTTCAGGTCTTCCCGGCCGAACAGCTGGGCAAAGCGCGCGACCATTACGACATGGTCGCCAACGGCATCGCCGATCTGGCGCTGGTGGTGCCAGGCTACACCCCCGGTCGCTTCCCCGTCGTCTCGGTGCTGGAACTGCCCTTCCTGGTGCCGTCAGCCGCGCAGGCCGCGGCTCCCTTCGATCGATGGTACCGGCCACTCGCACCCCGCGAGATGCCCGAGGTGACCTACTGCCTGGGTATCGTCCAGGAACCCGGCATCCTTCACAGCCGCAAGCCGGTGACGGTGCCGCAGGATGTGGAGGGCATGAAGCTGCGCCCGGGCTCGGCCCTGGTCGGCCGGCTCTTCGCCTCGATGGGGGCCTCCGCCGTGTCGATCAGCGCGCCCGAAGCGCGCGAGGCGGCGGCACGCGGCGTGATCGATGCGGCGACGCTCGCCTACGGCACCCTGGTCTCCTTCGGGCTCGACAAGGTGCTGAACAACCATATGGATCTGCCACTCTACAGCGTGCCGGTGCTTTATCTCGCCAATACCCGCTGGTATCAGGGGTTGAGCGGCGATGCCCGGGCAGCCATCGACGCCCATTGCTCGACCGATCAGGCCGTGCGGCAATCGAATGCCTGGGGTGACTGGGAACGCGCCGGCCGCGGCGCCTTGGCCGCGCTGCCGAACCAGACCTTCACCAATCCGGATGCCGCGCAGCGCGCGCTCTGGGCCGAGACCGGCAAGCCCTTCCGGGCGCAGTGGATTGCCGACGCCACCGCCCGGGGCCTGGACGGCGCCGCTGCGCTGGCCGAGCTGGAGGCCGCGATCGCGGCTGCGGCACCGCCCGTCCCGCGCTGA
- a CDS encoding TRAP transporter small permease, translating into MRVVAVAGRFAGAAAAAALGLAVAAGGVTALARYLFGYAVPDGFDLVRLTGGIAACWGIAAAIAADELIRIDVARALPRPLAAAVAVLGGVGALAGAVLLARSGVLGTGLLLASGETTADLQLPLWPAHLVMAAGLVVAALLALLRLLAPASGETGG; encoded by the coding sequence ATGCGGGTGGTGGCGGTCGCCGGGCGCTTTGCCGGTGCGGCGGCGGCGGCCGCGCTCGGCCTGGCGGTGGCGGCCGGCGGGGTGACCGCGCTTGCCCGCTATCTCTTCGGCTATGCCGTGCCCGACGGTTTCGATCTTGTCCGGCTGACCGGCGGCATCGCCGCCTGCTGGGGGATCGCCGCGGCCATCGCTGCCGACGAGCTGATCCGGATCGATGTCGCCCGCGCCCTGCCGCGGCCGTTGGCGGCGGCGGTGGCGGTTCTGGGCGGCGTGGGGGCGCTTGCCGGTGCCGTGCTGCTGGCCCGGTCCGGCGTGCTCGGCACCGGCCTGCTGCTGGCCTCGGGCGAGACCACGGCCGATCTGCAGCTGCCGCTCTGGCCCGCCCATCTGGTGATGGCGGCGGGGCTGGTCGTGGCGGCGCTGCTGGCCCTGCTGCGGCTGCTGGCGCCGGCAAGCGGGGAGACTGGCGGATGA
- a CDS encoding TRAP transporter large permease, protein MIDGGIAALGGFGGLFLLALLRVPVGFAMLIAGLGGIAALIGVNPAAAVAVQSPLRTLTGYDMLLIPMFIAMSALANHTGLGRELYTAGHAWAGRARGGLGLATILASAGFAGICGSSVASTAAMARVALPEMRARGYAPGFAAGTVAAGGTLGILIPPSLVLALYGLLTEQDIGRLFVAGLLPGVLAVALYALTVILIARRRPEAAPRGAAASWSERLASLGGLWAVAAIFLGIIGGLYLGVFAPGEAGAMGALAVAAVGLIRGRLTPAAVSGALTEAARSAASVMVVLIGALVFGYFLALTRAPQLLVQALTETGLSPWGVMAAMLAGYFLLGCVLDTLAMIVLTVPITYPVAVALGFDPIWFGVVVTMTVEIGLITPPYGLNVLVLNTIARDVGLATIYRGVAPFVAADLVRVFLICLAPGIVLWLPSTMG, encoded by the coding sequence ATGATCGATGGCGGAATCGCGGCGCTCGGCGGCTTCGGCGGCCTGTTCCTGCTCGCCCTTCTGCGCGTGCCGGTGGGCTTCGCCATGCTCATTGCCGGGCTGGGCGGCATTGCGGCGCTGATCGGGGTCAACCCGGCTGCGGCGGTGGCGGTGCAGTCGCCGCTGCGCACGCTGACCGGCTATGACATGCTGCTGATCCCGATGTTCATCGCCATGAGCGCGCTTGCCAATCACACCGGGCTGGGGCGCGAGCTGTACACCGCCGGCCATGCCTGGGCGGGCCGGGCGCGGGGCGGGCTCGGCCTCGCCACCATTCTGGCCAGCGCCGGTTTCGCCGGGATCTGCGGCTCTTCCGTCGCCTCTACCGCCGCCATGGCGCGGGTGGCCCTGCCGGAGATGCGGGCGCGCGGCTATGCGCCCGGCTTCGCCGCCGGCACCGTGGCGGCCGGGGGGACGTTGGGCATCCTGATTCCGCCCTCGCTGGTGCTGGCGCTGTACGGGCTGCTGACCGAACAGGATATCGGCCGGCTGTTCGTCGCGGGGCTGCTGCCGGGTGTGCTGGCGGTGGCGCTTTATGCGCTGACGGTGATTCTGATCGCCCGGCGCCGGCCTGAGGCGGCCCCTCGCGGTGCTGCCGCAAGCTGGTCGGAGCGGCTGGCCAGCCTGGGTGGGCTTTGGGCGGTGGCGGCGATCTTTCTCGGCATCATCGGCGGCCTGTATCTGGGCGTTTTCGCGCCTGGCGAAGCCGGTGCCATGGGCGCGCTGGCGGTGGCGGCGGTGGGGCTGATCCGCGGCCGGTTGACGCCGGCGGCCGTAAGCGGTGCCCTGACCGAGGCGGCCCGCAGCGCCGCCTCGGTGATGGTGGTGCTGATCGGGGCCCTGGTCTTCGGCTATTTCCTGGCGCTGACCCGGGCGCCCCAGCTGCTGGTTCAGGCCCTGACCGAAACCGGCCTGTCGCCCTGGGGGGTAATGGCGGCCATGCTGGCCGGCTATTTCCTGCTCGGCTGCGTGCTCGACACGCTGGCGATGATCGTGCTGACCGTGCCGATCACCTATCCGGTGGCGGTGGCGCTGGGCTTCGATCCGATCTGGTTCGGCGTGGTGGTGACCATGACGGTGGAGATCGGGCTGATCACCCCGCCTTACGGATTGAACGTGCTGGTGCTGAATACCATCGCCCGCGATGTCGGGCTTGCCACCATCTATCGCGGCGTTGCCCCCTTCGTCGCCGCCGATCTGGTGCGTGTGTTCCTGATCTGCCTGGCGCCCGGCATCGTGCTGTGGCTGCCATCGACCATGGGGTGA